From the genome of Lotus japonicus ecotype B-129 chromosome 6, LjGifu_v1.2, one region includes:
- the LOC130723809 gene encoding protein SODIUM POTASSIUM ROOT DEFECTIVE 3-like, with translation MMMSQKSSHKKLRNGFMCHSRASTAVCMSTRDPRSIVVVPKRHDRTIFVDDDHTRLINYANKYSKLVQSRSRSTSSDRESVSRVPKIKQRNLDQVEEENEPPKELQKTPTDNVFQVVVMRVAIHCQGCAGKVKRHLSKMEGVTSFNIDVESKRVTVMGHISPVVVLESISKVKRAEFWNG, from the exons ATGATGATGAGCCAGAAAAGCAGTCACAAAAAGTTGAGGAATGGTTTCATGTGTCACTCTCGAGCTTCAACTGCAGTGTGCATGAGTACCCGAGATCCTCGGTCTATTGTTGTTGTGCCTAAGAGACATGACAGAACAATTTTTGTTGATGATGATCATACCAGGTTGATCAACTATGCCAACAAATACTCCAAACTTGTTCAATCTCGCAGCAGGTCCACTTCATCTGACAGAGAATCTGTCTCTAGAGTACCAAAGATTAAGCAGAGGAACCTAGATCAAGTTGAAGAAGAGAATGAACCACCAAAGGAACTTCAGAAAACACCAACAGACAATGTCTTCCAG GTAGTTGTGATGCGAGTTGCTATTCATTGTCAAGGGTGTGCTGGTAAAGTGAAAAGGCATCTGTCTAAGATGGAAG GAGTGACATCATTCAATATAGATGTAGAGTCGAAGAGGGTGACAGTAATGGGTCACATTTCTCCAGTTGTAGTCCTTGAGAGCATTTCAAAGGTGAAAAGGGCAGAGTTCTGGAATGGTTGA
- the LOC130726223 gene encoding F-box/kelch-repeat protein At1g22040-like, whose product MGNILNSNSSKIRRGDPYEVLQGDSCKRQRLVTASFSEDSSRLIPSLPDELSLQILARVPRICYLNLKSVSRPWKAAVMSSELFSVRKELGTMEEWLYVLTKVGDDKLLWYALDPRSRRWQRLPLMPNVSFEDETKKDLAAFPLRIWNMLGSSIRIADAMISWLRRRDALDRMSFGGCSIGAVDGCIFALGGFSKASAMKSVWRYDPVKNSWTEACPMSVGRAYCKTGILNEKLYVVGGVTRGRGPRGGLNPLQSAEVYDPHTGTWSQLPSMPFANAQVLQPGFLADLLKPIATGMTSYRGRLFVPQSLIFWPFFVDVGGEVYDPDVNSWLEMPVGMGLGWPARQAGTKLSVTVNNDLYALDPSSSLDTAKIKVYDDEGDTWKVVAGDVPIHDFTDSKSPYLLASLLGKLHVITKDANHNITVLQSDMQNDLASSQLENNIWRVFASRCVRSVELVSCQPLKV is encoded by the coding sequence ATGGGGAATATACTCAATTCCAATAGTTCCAAGATTAGACGGGGTGATCCGTATGAGGTTTTGCAAGGGGATTCTTGCAAGAGGCAGAGGTTGGTGACAGCCTCCTTCTCGGAGGATAGCTCAAGACTTATTCCTTCCCTCCCGGATGAGCTATCACTTCAGATTCTAGCTAGAGTTCCTCGCATTTGTTACTTGAATCTCAAGTCAGTTTCTCGTCCTTGGAAGGCGGCCGTTATGAGTTCTGAACTGTTTTCTGTGAGGAAAGAACTTGGAACTATGGAGGAGTGGCTCTATGTACTAACTAAGGTCGGCGATGATAAGCTTTTATGGTATGCTTTGGACCCTCGTTCCAGAAGATGGCAGAGGTTACCATTAATGCCAAATGttagttttgaagatgaaacaAAAAAGGATTTGGCTGCGTTTCCTCTTCGTATTTGGAACATGTTGGGTTCAAGTATCAGAATTGCTGATGCCATGATAAGCTGGCTTAGGAGAAGAGATGCCTTGGATCGGATGTCATTTGGCGGTTGCTCCATTGGGGCTGTTGATGGTTGCATCTTTGCTTTAGGAGGATTCTCTAAAGCTTCAGCTATGAAATCTGTTTGGCGGTATGATCCTGTTAAAAACTCGTGGACTGAGGCATGTCCAATGTCAGTTGGCAGAGCATACTGCAAGACAGGGATCTTAAATGAGAAGCTTTACGTCGTTGGGGGAGTAACTAGGGGTCGTGGACCTCGTGGTGGACTGAATCCCCTTCAATCTGCAGAAGTGTATGATCCACACACAGGCACATGGTCCCAATTACCAAGCATGCCTTTTGCAAATGCTCAGGTGCTACAACCTGGTTTTCTTGCTGACTTACTCAAGCCTATAGCCACAGGAATGACTTCATACAGGGGAAGGCTATTTGTTCCTCAGAGTTTGATTTTTTGGCCTTTTTTTGTTGATGTTGGGGGAGAAGTTTATGATCCAGATGTGAATTCATGGCTTGAAATGCCAGTTGGAATGGGTTTAGGCTGGCCTGCAAGGCAAGCTGGAACAAAATTGAGTGTTACTGTCAATAATGATCTATATGCACTAGATCCTTCAAGTTCTCTTGACACTGCAAAGATCAAGGTATATGATGATGAAGGTGATACTTGGAAAGTTGTTGCAGGAGATGTTCCTATTCATGATTTCACTGATTCAAAATCCCCTTATCTTTTAGCTAGTTTACTTGGAAAACTTCATGTGATAACTAAAGATGCCAATCACAACATCACAGTGTTGCAGTCTGACATGCAAAATGATTTAGCTTCCTCCCAGTTAGAGAATAACATCTGGAGGGTTTTTGCTTCGAGGTGTGTTAGATCTGTTGAGCTAGTTAGCTGCCAACCCCTTAAAGTTTGA
- the LOC130721863 gene encoding aminotransferase ALD1, chloroplastic-like isoform X1, whose product MHKMYNTSVCSSMFSPNALQSIMLVTRQQQYWIMSSCTLKNQRLRIGHRTKVPRNVNMEKLQHGYLFPEIQRHQLMHLEKYPHANVIDLGIGDTTEPLSTIVTSSMVDFVHGLSTEKGYKGYGPEQGEKALRKEIADTIYKDLGIKPSEVFVSDGAQCDISRLQLLMGPNLKIFVPDPSFPAYIDSSVIIGQAGEFVYETGKYKNIEYMTCGPQTNFFPDLHTASRADIIFFCSPNNPTGHAATRKQLEQLVDFAKENGSIIIFDSAYSAYITDDSPKSIFEISGAREVAIEVSSFSKFAGFTGVRLGWTVVPEELSYSNGFPVVHDFNRIMCTCFNGASNIAQAGGLACLSPEGLKAVQSHVDNYMDNARILVDALTSVGLKVYGGKNAPYAWVHFPGSNSWDVFAEILEKTHMITVPGSGFGPGGEEYIRISAFGQRDSIIEASERFQCLV is encoded by the exons ATGCATAAAATGTACAACACATCAGTTTGCAGTTCTATGTTTAGTCCAAATGCTTTGCAATCTATCATGTTAGTGACAAGGCAACAACAGTACTGGATAAT GTCGTCATGCACATTGAAGAATCAAAGATTGAGAATTG GACACCGCACGAAGGTACCCCGAAATGTAAACATGGAGAAACTGCAACATGGCTATTTATTTCCTGAG ATTCAAAGACACCAGCTTATGCACTTAGAGAAGTATCCACACGCAAATGTGATAGATCTTGGAATTGGTGATACTACAGAACCCTTATCAACTATTGTAACATCAAGCATGGTGGAT TTTGTGCATGGCCTTTCAACAGAAAAAGGTTATAAAGGATATGGACCTGAGCAAGGTGAAAAG GCCTTGAGGAAAGAAATTGCTGACACAATCTACAAAGATCTAGGGATAAAACCAtctgaggtttttgtttcagaTGGTGCACAGTGTGATATTTCTCGTCTTCAG CTGCTTATGGGTCCCAATCTGAAGATATTTGTACCGGATCCATCCTTTCCG GCCTACATAGATTCAAGTGTCATAATTGGCCAGGCTGGCGAATTTGTATATGAAACTGGCAAGTATAAAAACATAGAATACATGACATGTGGACCTCAAACCAACTTCTTTCCTGATCTGCATACTGCTTCAAGGGCagatataattttcttttgttctCCAAACAATCCCACTGGTCATGCGGCAACAAGGAAGCAACTAGAGCAACTTGTGGATTTTGCCAAAGAGAATGGATCAATCATTATCTTTGACTCTGCATATTCTGCCTATATCACAGATGATAGTCCTAAAtcaatctttgaaatttctGGAGCCAGAGAG GTTGCAATTGAAGTCTCGTCCTTCTCAAAATTTGCTGGCTTCACAGGCGTACGCCTTGGTTGGACTGTGGTCCCTGAAGAACTCTCATATTCAAATGGTTTCCCTGTTGTGCATGATTTCAACCGCATAATGTGCACATGCTTCAATGGAGCATCCAACATAGCTCAGGCCGGTGGACTAGCATGCCTTTCTCCCGAGGGTCTCAAG GCCGTGCAGTCACATGTTGACAACTACATGGACAATGCAAGAATTTTGGTCGATGCTTTAACTTCTGTTGGTCTGAAAGTTTATGGTGGTAAAAATGCACCTTATGCTTGGGTCCATTTTCCAGGCTCAAATTCTTGGGATGTCTTCGCTGAAATTCTTGAGAAGACACACATGATTACTGTTCCGGGCAGTGGTTTCGGTCCAGGTGGTGAAGAGTATATAAGAATTAGTGCTTTCGGCCAGAGGGATTCCATCATTGAAGCCTCAGAGAGATTCCAATGCCTTGTCTAA
- the LOC130721863 gene encoding aminotransferase ALD1, chloroplastic-like isoform X2, whose protein sequence is MHKMYNTSVCSSMFSPNALQSIMSSCTLKNQRLRIGHRTKVPRNVNMEKLQHGYLFPEIQRHQLMHLEKYPHANVIDLGIGDTTEPLSTIVTSSMVDFVHGLSTEKGYKGYGPEQGEKALRKEIADTIYKDLGIKPSEVFVSDGAQCDISRLQLLMGPNLKIFVPDPSFPAYIDSSVIIGQAGEFVYETGKYKNIEYMTCGPQTNFFPDLHTASRADIIFFCSPNNPTGHAATRKQLEQLVDFAKENGSIIIFDSAYSAYITDDSPKSIFEISGAREVAIEVSSFSKFAGFTGVRLGWTVVPEELSYSNGFPVVHDFNRIMCTCFNGASNIAQAGGLACLSPEGLKAVQSHVDNYMDNARILVDALTSVGLKVYGGKNAPYAWVHFPGSNSWDVFAEILEKTHMITVPGSGFGPGGEEYIRISAFGQRDSIIEASERFQCLV, encoded by the exons ATGCATAAAATGTACAACACATCAGTTTGCAGTTCTATGTTTAGTCCAAATGCTTTGCAATCTATCAT GTCGTCATGCACATTGAAGAATCAAAGATTGAGAATTG GACACCGCACGAAGGTACCCCGAAATGTAAACATGGAGAAACTGCAACATGGCTATTTATTTCCTGAG ATTCAAAGACACCAGCTTATGCACTTAGAGAAGTATCCACACGCAAATGTGATAGATCTTGGAATTGGTGATACTACAGAACCCTTATCAACTATTGTAACATCAAGCATGGTGGAT TTTGTGCATGGCCTTTCAACAGAAAAAGGTTATAAAGGATATGGACCTGAGCAAGGTGAAAAG GCCTTGAGGAAAGAAATTGCTGACACAATCTACAAAGATCTAGGGATAAAACCAtctgaggtttttgtttcagaTGGTGCACAGTGTGATATTTCTCGTCTTCAG CTGCTTATGGGTCCCAATCTGAAGATATTTGTACCGGATCCATCCTTTCCG GCCTACATAGATTCAAGTGTCATAATTGGCCAGGCTGGCGAATTTGTATATGAAACTGGCAAGTATAAAAACATAGAATACATGACATGTGGACCTCAAACCAACTTCTTTCCTGATCTGCATACTGCTTCAAGGGCagatataattttcttttgttctCCAAACAATCCCACTGGTCATGCGGCAACAAGGAAGCAACTAGAGCAACTTGTGGATTTTGCCAAAGAGAATGGATCAATCATTATCTTTGACTCTGCATATTCTGCCTATATCACAGATGATAGTCCTAAAtcaatctttgaaatttctGGAGCCAGAGAG GTTGCAATTGAAGTCTCGTCCTTCTCAAAATTTGCTGGCTTCACAGGCGTACGCCTTGGTTGGACTGTGGTCCCTGAAGAACTCTCATATTCAAATGGTTTCCCTGTTGTGCATGATTTCAACCGCATAATGTGCACATGCTTCAATGGAGCATCCAACATAGCTCAGGCCGGTGGACTAGCATGCCTTTCTCCCGAGGGTCTCAAG GCCGTGCAGTCACATGTTGACAACTACATGGACAATGCAAGAATTTTGGTCGATGCTTTAACTTCTGTTGGTCTGAAAGTTTATGGTGGTAAAAATGCACCTTATGCTTGGGTCCATTTTCCAGGCTCAAATTCTTGGGATGTCTTCGCTGAAATTCTTGAGAAGACACACATGATTACTGTTCCGGGCAGTGGTTTCGGTCCAGGTGGTGAAGAGTATATAAGAATTAGTGCTTTCGGCCAGAGGGATTCCATCATTGAAGCCTCAGAGAGATTCCAATGCCTTGTCTAA
- the LOC130726220 gene encoding protein RAE1-like, which translates to MSTFLSNTNQNPNKSFEVNQPPSDSVSSLCFSPKANLLVATSWDNQVRCWEVARNVATAPKASISHDQPVLCSAWKDDGTTVFSGGCDKQVKMWPLLSGGQPMTVAMHDAPVKDIAWIPEMSLLVTGSWDRTIKYWDTRQPNPVHTQQLPERCYAMSVKHPLMVVGTADRNILVYNLQNPQVEFKRIISPLKYQTRCLAAFPDQQGFLVGSIEGRVGVHHLDDSQQGKNFTFKCHREGNEIYSVNSLNFHPVHHTFATAGSDGAFNFWDKDSKQRLKAMLRCSQPIPCSAFNNDGSIFAYSVCYDWSKGAENHNPTTAKTNIYLHLPQESEVKGKPRIGATGRK; encoded by the exons ATGTCGACTTTCTTATCAAACACCAATCAAAACCCTAACAAATCCTTCGAG GTGAATCAGCCTCCGTCTGATTCTGTCTCCAGTCTCTGTTTCAGCCCCAAAGCTAACCTCCTCGTCGCCACTTCCTGGGACAACCAGGTTCGATGCTGGGAAGTTGCTCGCAATGTTGCCACTGCCCCCAAAGCTTCCATCTCTCATGATCAACCG GTTCTGTGTTCTGCTTGGAAGGACGACGGCACCACTGTCTTCTCCGGTGGATGTGACAAGCAAGTCAAGATGTGGCCTCTCTTGTCTGGAGGACAACCGATGACTGTCGCCATGCACGATGCACCCGTTAAAGACATTGCTTGGATTCCTGAGATGAGCCTTTTAGTCACAGGAAGCTGGGACAGGACTATCAA GTATTGGGATACTAGGCAGCCAAATCCAGTGCATACACAACAACTCCCAGAGCGCTGCTATGCAATGTCAGTTAAACATCCTCTGATGGTTGTTGGCACAGCTGATAGAAATATCTTGGTCTACAACTTGCAAAATCCTCAG GTTGAATTCAAGAGAATCATTTCACCTTTAAAGTATCAGACAAGGTGTCTCGCTGCATTCCCTGACCAACAAGGTTTCTTG GTTGGATCAATAGAAGGAAGAGTTGGGGTACATCATTTGGATGATAGTCAGCAGGGTAAAAATTTCACTTTTAAATGCCACAGAGAGGGGAATGAAATATATTCAGTCAACTCTTTAAACTTCCATCCT GTACACCACACCTTTGCAACTGCTGGTTCTGATGGTGCTTTTAATTTTTGGGACAAAGATAGTAAACAGAGGCTTAAG GCCATGTTAAGATGCAGCCAACCTATTCCTTGCAGTGCATTCAACAATGATGGCTCAATATTTGCTTACTCA GTCTGCTATGACTGGAGTAAAGGGGCAGAAAATCATAATCCCACAACAGCAAAAACCAACATTTACCTGCACTTGCCACAG GAGTCTGAGGTTAAGGGCAAACCACGCATCGGTGCTACTGGTCGAAAGTAG
- the LOC130726219 gene encoding BRASSINOSTEROID INSENSITIVE 1-associated receptor kinase 1-like translates to MERVNSSSKASFLVWAIIVLDLVLKASGNAEGDALNALKSNLNDPNNVLQSWDATLVNPCTWFHVTCNGDNSVTRVDLGNADLSGQLVPQLGQLSNLQYLELYSNNMTGKIPDELGNLTNLVSLDLYLNNLTGNIPSTLGNLGKLRFLRLNNNTLSGGIPMTLTNVSSLQVLDLSNNQLKGVVPVNGSFSLFTPISYQNNPGLIQPKNPPSAPLSPPSQASSGNSNTGAIAGGVAAGAALLFAAPAIALAYLRKKKPEDHFFDVPAEEDPEVHLGQLKRFSLRELQVATDNFSNKHILGRGGFGKVYKGRLADGTLVAVKRLKEERTQGGELQFQTEVEMISMAVHRNLLRLRGFCMTPTERLLVYPFMVNGSVASCLRDRPETQPPLDWPIRQRIALGSARGLSYLHDHCDPKIIHRDVKAANILLDEEFEAVVGDFGLAKLMDYKDTHVTTAVRGTIGHIAPEYLSTGKSSEKTDVFGYGVMLLELITGQRAFDLARLANDDDVMLLDWVKGLLKDKRLETLVDADLEGNYIDEEVEQLIQVALLCTQGSPMERPKMSEVVRMLEGDGLAEKWEQWQKEEMFRQDFNSNMPHPSANWIVDSTSHIQPDELSGPR, encoded by the exons ATGGAGAGAGTGAATTCATCTTCTAAGGCTTCATTTCTTGTTTGGGCAATTATTGTGCTTGATTTGGTGCTTAAGGCTTCTGGCAATGCTGAAG GTGATGCCCTCAATGCATTGAAAAGCAACTTGAATGATCCTAACAACGTTCTTCAAAGTTGGGATGCTACCCTTGTCAATCCCTGCACATGGTTTCATGTTACATGCAATGGTGATAACAGTGTGACCCGTGT TGATCTTGGAAATGCAGACCTTTCTGGTCAGCTGGTTCCACAACTTGGTCAGCTCTCAAATTTGCAGTACTT GGAACTTTATAGTAATAATATGACTGGAAAAATTCCAGATGAGCTTGGAAATTTGACAAACTTGGTGAGCTTGGATCTTTACTTGAACAATTTAACTGGAAACATACCGAGTACATTGGGCAACCTTGGTAAACTACGTTTCCT GCGTCTCAATAATAATACTTTGTCTGGAGGCATTCCCATGACTTTGACAAATGTTTCTTCACTGCAAGTTCT TGATCTCTCAAACAACCAACTAAAAGGGGTTGTCCCTGTGAACGGTTCATTTTCATTGTTTACCCCCATCAG TTATCAAAATAATCCTGGCCTAATACAACCAAAAAACCCTCCATCTGCACCACTTTCTCCGCCATCACAAGCTTCTTCAG GTAACAGTAATACTGGAGCTATTGCAGGAGGAGTAGCTGCTGGGGCTGCTCTGTTGTTTGCAGCCCCTGCAATTGCACTTGCTTATTTGCGAAAAAAGAAACCTGAAGATCATTTCTTTGACGTTCCTG CTGAGGAGGATCCTGAAGTTCACCTTGGTCAGCTTAAAAGGTTTTCTCTACGTGAGCTGCAAGTCGCAACAGATAACTTTAGTAACAAACACATTCTGGGTAGAGGTGGATTTGGAAAGGTTTACAAAGGACGCCTAGCTGATGGCACTCTCGTAGCAGTAAAAAGACTTAAAGAAGAGCGCACACAGGGTGGGGAGCTGCAATTTCAAACAGAAGTGGAAATGATCAGCATGGCTGTGCATCGTAATCTGCTTCGGCTTCGTGGCTTTTGCATGACGCCTACTGAACGGTTGCTTGTGTATCCTTTCATGGTTAATGGAAGTGTGGCATCATGTTTAAGAG ATCGTCCTGAAACTCAACCGCCACTTGACTGGCCGATACGGCAGCGTATTGCACTGGGATCTGCCAGGGGACTTTCTTATTTGCATGATCATTGTGACCCGAAGATTATTCATCGTGATGTCAAGGCTGCAAATATATTGTTGGATGAGGAATTTGAAGCAGTTGTTGGAGATTTTGGTTTGGCAAAACTTATGGATTACAAAGATACTCATGTTACTACCGCTGTACGCGGTACGATTGGGCATATAGCACCAGAGTACCTGTCAACTGGAAAGTCTTCCGAAAAGACTGATGTTTTTGGATACGGAGTGATGCTTCTTGAACTAATAACTGGACAGAGGGCTTTCGATCTAGCACGTCTTGCCAATGACGATGATGTGATGTTGCTCGATTGG GTTAAAGGACTTCTGAAAGACAAGAGGTTGGAAACACTGGTAGATGCGGATTTAGAGGGAAATTATATTGATGAGGAGGTAGAGCAGTTAATCCAAGTGGCCTTACTATGCACACAAGGCTCCCCTATGGAAAGACCAAAAATGTCTGAGGTGGTTAGAATGCTAGAAGGTGATGGTTTGGCTGAGAAATGGGAGCAATGGCAGAAAGAGGAGATGTTCCGGCAAGATTTCAACAGCAACATGCCTCACCCTAGTGCAAATTGGATAGTAGACTCAACTTCACATATCCAGCCAGATGAACTATCAGGCCCTAGATGA